From Mauremys mutica isolate MM-2020 ecotype Southern chromosome 15, ASM2049712v1, whole genome shotgun sequence, one genomic window encodes:
- the LOC123350297 gene encoding reticulocalbin-1-like, protein MLRRRGLLVLCLGLALAKPPPEKRDRVHHGQELSDHPHDDRQGFQYDHEAFLGKEQAKTFDQLTPEESRERLGKIVDRIDRDRDGFVTQAELKDWIKHTQNRYIFENVQKNWRDYDRDGDGRIAWPEFKNATYGYYEGEEFGDLEDKQSYRKMLARDERRFKAADRDGDMVATREEFTAFLHPEEFDYMKDIVVTETIEDIDKNGDGYVQVDEYIGDMYTPESGEPEPEWVQSERQQFLDFRDLDRDGRLDRAEIGHWILPQDYDHPEVEAKHLLYESDKDKDQRLTKQEILDNWNMFVGSQATNYGEDLTRKHDEL, encoded by the exons ATGCTGCGGCGCCGGGGGCTGCTGGTGCTGTGCCTGGGGCTGGCGCTGGCCAAGCCGCCCCCCGAGAAGCGGGACCGGGTGCACCACGGGCAGGAGCTGAGCGACCACCCGCACGACGACCGCCAGGGCTTCCAGTACGACCACGAGGCCTTCCTGGGCAAGGAGCAGGCCAAGACCTTCGACCAGCTCACGCCCGAGGAGAGCCGGGAGCGCCTGGG gaaGATCGTGGATCGGATCGACCGGGACCGGGACGGCTTCGTGACCCAGGCCGAGCTGAAGGACTGGATCAAGCACACCCAGAACCGGTACATCTTCGAGAACGTGCAGAAGAACTGGCGGGACTACGACCGGGACGGCGACGGGCGCATCGCCTGGCCCGAGTTCAAGAACGCCACCTACGGCTACTACGAGG GGGAGGAGTTCGGAGACCTGGAGGACAAACAGTCCTACCGCAAGATGCTGGCGCGGGACGAGCGGCGGTTCAAGGCGGCCGACAGGGACGGGGACATGGTCGCCACGCGGGAGGAGTTCACCGCCTTCCTGCACCCCGAGGAGTTCGACTACATGAAGGACATCGTCGTCACG gaaaCGATTGAAGACATTGACAAGAACGGGGACGGCTACGTGCAGGTGGACGAGTACATCG GCGACATGTACACCCCCGAGAGCGGCGAGCCGGAGCCCGAGTGGGTGCAGAGCGAGCGGCAGCAGTTCCTGGATTTCCGGGACCTGGACCGGGACGGGCGGCTGGACCGGGCCGAGATCGGCCACTGGATCCTGCCCCAGGACTACGACCACCCCGAGGTGGAGGCCAAGCACCTGCTCTACGAGTCCGACAAGGACAAG gaccAGCGGCTGACGAAGCAGGAGATCCTCGACAACTGGAACATGTTCGTAGGCAGCCAGGCCACCAACTACGGGGAGGATCTGACCCGCAAACACGATGAGCTGTGA
- the LOC123350622 gene encoding nitric oxide synthase-interacting protein produces the protein MTRHGKNCTAGAVYTYHEKKKDTAASGYGTQNVRLSRDAVKDFDCCCLSLQPCKDPVVTPDGYLYEKEAILEYILHQKKEIARQMKAYEKQKKEKRTELEELSRAAEDAKVKGFLAKEMSIVSKPLNPFDHKSGDPQPGPSSAEEAKQLPSFWIPSLTPEAKASVVRKPDRCVYCPMSGRPLKLKDLTPVCFTLLDPAVDRVGLINRQDRYVCAVTRDMLGNSVPCAVLRPSGAVVTLECVERLLKKDMVDPVNGEKLREADIIALQRGGTGFAGSGLCLEAKKSRPVMQA, from the exons ATGACGCGTCACGGCAAGAACTGCACGGCTGGCGCCGTGTACACCTACCACGAGAAAAAGAAGGACACGG ctgCCTCCGGTTACGGGACCCAGAACGTCCGTCTGAGCCGAGATGCCGTCAAGGACTTTGACTGCTGctgcctgtccctgcagccctgcaAGGACCCGGTGGTCAC GCCCGACGGGTACCTGTACGAGAAGGAGGCCATCCTGGAGTACATCCTGCACCAGAAGAAGGAGATCGCCCGGCAGATGAAG GCCTACGAGAAGCAGAAGAAGGAGAAGCGGACggagctggaggagctgagccgggcGGCCGAGGATGCCAAGGTGAAGGGCTTCCTGGCCAAGGAGATGAGCATCGTCAGCAAACCCCTGAATCCCTTCGACCACAAGTCAG GggacccccagcccggcccgaGCAGCGCGGAGGAGGCCAAGCAGCTGCCCAGCTTCTGGATCCCGTCGCTGACCCCCGAGGCCAAGGCCAGCGTGGTGCGGAAGCCA GACCGGTGCGTGTACTGCCCCATGAGCGGGCGACCCCTCAAGCTGAAGGACCTGACCCCCGTGTGCTTCACCCTGCTGGACCCGGCCGTGGATCGCGTCGGGCTCATCAACCGGCAGGACCGATACGTCTGCGCCGTCACCCGCGACATGCTGGGCAACTCGGTGCCCTGTGCCGTGCTGCGCCCCTC GGGCGCCGTGGTCACCCTGGAGTGTGTGGAGCGGCTGCTGAAGAAGGACATGGTGGACCCGGTGAATGGGGAGAAGCTGCGGGAGGCCGACATCATCGCGCTGCAGcgg GGCGGGACGGGCTTCGCCGGATCCGGGCTGTGTCTGGAAGCCAAGAAATCCCGGCCTGTCATGCaggcctag